In one Corallococcus sp. EGB genomic region, the following are encoded:
- the gyrB gene encoding DNA topoisomerase (ATP-hydrolyzing) subunit B, with translation MEKTPATGVSPAAPPADYGTDAITKLEGLEAVRKRPGMYIGDTMTYGLHKLVYEVVDNSVDEALAGHCTDIDVVIHVDGSLSVQDNGRGIPVGPHPDPKFKGKDTLEVVLTELHAGSKFGNGAYKVSGGLHGVGVTCVNFLSEWFKVRVQRAGKVYEQSYSRGVANGPPQEAGTTDKRGTLIHFKPDPTVMETVDFNFETLSQRLRELAFLNAGLHITIRDERTQKEHDFKFDGGISSFVEYLNKAKEALHDKPVYIKSEREGVSLEIAMQWNDGYDERIFTFANNINTHEGGSHLSGFKAALTRTLNSYAEKGGLWKDLKETPTGEDAREGLSAVISVKLSNPQFEGQTKTKLGNSEVKGLVEQMVNDQLATFLEENPPLAKKVVVKIGDACRARIAARKARETVRRKGVLDGGGLPGKLADCQSRDPHESELYIVEGDSAGGSAKQGRDRRNQAILPLRGKILNVEKARFEKMLTSAEIVTLITALGTGIGAEDYDPEKARYHRIILMTDADVDGSHIRTLLLTFFYRQMRELIDRGFVYIAQPPLYKVTRNKKDTYVKDERALNEYLLRIAAEHCRVKTPAGELGGAELKALLEKVITYEERLEKQAKRRDARIVDALAQATNLRAEMLADGAAVEAALASMREYCQRRMPEVVGRLSTRLEKDAEHQEAQRLVVTTDVNGSMRESVFDQAYLSSPEYLELIALREVFQSLGKAPYRVQVDGGEVTAFSVQEVLAAVRKDAQKGLGLQRYKGLGEMNPEQLWETTMDPNRRTLLQVRVEDMVESDEIFSLLMGEAVEPRREFIERNALDVQNLDI, from the coding sequence ATGGAAAAGACCCCCGCTACCGGTGTCTCGCCGGCCGCGCCGCCCGCCGATTATGGGACGGACGCCATCACCAAGCTCGAAGGGCTGGAGGCCGTCCGCAAGCGCCCCGGCATGTACATCGGCGACACGATGACCTACGGGCTCCACAAGCTCGTGTACGAGGTCGTCGACAACTCCGTGGACGAGGCCCTCGCCGGCCACTGCACGGACATCGACGTGGTCATCCACGTGGATGGCTCGCTCAGCGTCCAGGACAACGGCCGCGGCATCCCCGTGGGCCCGCACCCCGACCCCAAGTTCAAGGGCAAGGACACGCTGGAGGTGGTGCTCACGGAGCTGCACGCCGGCAGCAAGTTCGGCAACGGCGCGTACAAGGTGTCCGGCGGCCTGCACGGCGTGGGCGTCACCTGCGTGAACTTCCTGTCGGAGTGGTTCAAGGTCCGCGTCCAGCGCGCCGGCAAGGTCTACGAGCAGTCGTACTCGCGCGGCGTGGCCAACGGCCCCCCGCAGGAGGCGGGCACGACGGACAAGCGCGGCACGTTGATCCACTTCAAGCCGGACCCCACGGTCATGGAGACGGTGGACTTCAACTTCGAGACGCTCAGCCAGCGCCTGCGCGAGCTCGCGTTCCTCAACGCGGGCCTGCACATCACCATCCGCGACGAGCGCACCCAGAAGGAACACGACTTCAAGTTCGACGGCGGCATCTCCTCCTTCGTGGAGTACCTCAACAAGGCGAAGGAGGCGCTGCACGACAAGCCCGTCTACATCAAGTCGGAGCGCGAGGGCGTGTCGCTGGAAATCGCCATGCAGTGGAACGATGGCTACGACGAGCGCATCTTCACCTTCGCCAACAACATCAACACCCACGAGGGAGGCAGCCACCTGTCCGGCTTCAAGGCCGCGCTCACGCGCACGCTCAACAGCTACGCGGAGAAGGGCGGCCTCTGGAAGGACCTGAAGGAGACGCCCACGGGCGAGGACGCGCGTGAGGGCCTCTCCGCGGTCATCTCCGTGAAGCTCTCCAACCCCCAGTTCGAGGGCCAGACGAAGACGAAGCTGGGCAACAGCGAGGTGAAGGGCCTGGTCGAGCAGATGGTGAATGATCAGCTCGCCACCTTCCTGGAGGAGAACCCGCCGCTCGCCAAGAAGGTCGTGGTGAAGATTGGCGACGCGTGCCGCGCCCGCATCGCCGCGCGCAAGGCGCGTGAGACGGTGCGCCGCAAGGGCGTGCTGGACGGCGGCGGCCTGCCCGGAAAGCTCGCGGACTGCCAGAGCCGCGACCCGCACGAGAGCGAGCTGTACATCGTGGAGGGTGACTCCGCAGGTGGCTCCGCGAAGCAGGGCCGGGACCGGCGCAACCAGGCCATCCTGCCCTTGCGCGGAAAGATCTTGAACGTGGAGAAGGCGCGCTTCGAGAAGATGCTGACCAGCGCTGAAATCGTCACGCTCATCACCGCGCTGGGCACGGGCATCGGGGCGGAGGACTACGACCCGGAGAAGGCGCGCTACCACCGCATCATCCTGATGACGGACGCGGACGTGGACGGCAGCCACATCCGCACGCTGCTGCTCACGTTCTTCTACCGGCAGATGCGCGAGCTCATCGACCGGGGCTTCGTCTACATCGCGCAGCCGCCGCTCTACAAGGTCACGCGCAACAAGAAGGACACCTACGTCAAGGACGAGCGCGCGCTCAACGAGTACCTGCTGCGCATCGCCGCGGAGCACTGCCGCGTGAAGACGCCGGCGGGCGAGCTGGGCGGCGCGGAGCTCAAGGCGCTCCTGGAGAAGGTCATCACCTACGAGGAGCGGCTGGAGAAGCAGGCCAAGCGCCGCGACGCGCGCATCGTGGACGCGCTGGCCCAGGCCACGAACCTGCGCGCGGAGATGCTCGCGGACGGGGCGGCGGTGGAGGCGGCGCTCGCGTCCATGCGCGAGTACTGCCAGCGGCGCATGCCGGAGGTGGTGGGCCGGCTGTCCACGCGGCTGGAGAAGGACGCGGAGCACCAGGAGGCGCAGCGGCTGGTGGTGACGACGGACGTGAACGGCTCCATGCGCGAGTCCGTCTTCGACCAGGCCTACCTGTCCTCACCGGAGTACCTGGAGCTCATCGCCCTGCGCGAGGTGTTCCAGTCGCTGGGCAAGGCGCCCTATCGGGTCCAGGTGGACGGCGGCGAGGTGACGGCGTTCTCCGTGCAGGAGGTGCTGGCCGCGGTCCGCAAGGACGCGCAGAAGGGCCTGGGCCTGCAGCGCTACAAGGGCCTGGGCGAGATGAACCCGGAGCAGCTCTGGGAGACGACCATGGACCCCAACCGCCGCACGCTGCTCCAGGTGCGGGTGGAGGACATGGTGGAGAGCGACGAGATCTTCTCCCTGCTCATGGGCGAGGCCGTGGAGCCCCGCCGCGAGTTCATCGAGCGCAACGCGCTGGACGTGCAGAACCTGGACATCTGA
- a CDS encoding GNAT family N-acetyltransferase has translation MTDAELTQRLHTNLIAFKTLQAERGPLLHLRLPGVDAFALPAYQDAHFQQVLFTDADALARALPAVTDFYRGHGLPRWRVTLAPGQGDATRVLGAAGYRPDFTVVAMGSWLKELPDAAPGVPVEPVEDLNDLVEINVQTYGPEWRDILSVWQQPPRLTVNTVVAREHGRALSCGLTVDVADTAGVYLVATLPEARGLGLASAVMRGIIAEARKRGCTAMVLQSTPAGIRVYRHLGFRDIGLWEHWVPQGS, from the coding sequence ATGACGGACGCCGAACTCACCCAGCGACTGCACACCAACCTCATCGCCTTCAAGACACTGCAGGCCGAGCGCGGCCCGCTGCTCCACCTGCGGCTCCCGGGCGTGGACGCCTTCGCCCTGCCCGCCTACCAGGACGCCCACTTCCAGCAGGTCCTCTTCACGGACGCGGACGCGCTGGCCCGGGCGCTGCCCGCCGTCACGGACTTCTACCGGGGGCATGGGCTGCCGCGCTGGCGCGTCACCCTGGCGCCGGGGCAGGGGGACGCGACGCGGGTGCTGGGCGCCGCGGGCTACCGCCCGGACTTCACCGTGGTGGCCATGGGGTCCTGGCTGAAGGAGCTGCCGGACGCGGCGCCCGGGGTGCCGGTGGAGCCCGTGGAGGACCTCAACGACCTGGTGGAGATCAACGTCCAGACCTACGGCCCGGAGTGGCGGGACATCCTCTCCGTCTGGCAGCAGCCGCCCCGCCTGACGGTGAACACCGTGGTGGCGCGCGAGCACGGCCGGGCGCTGTCCTGCGGCCTCACGGTGGACGTGGCGGACACGGCGGGCGTGTACCTGGTGGCCACCCTTCCGGAGGCGCGGGGGCTGGGGCTCGCGTCCGCGGTGATGCGGGGCATCATCGCCGAGGCGCGCAAGCGCGGGTGCACCGCGATGGTGCTCCAGTCCACCCCGGCGGGCATCCGCGTGTACCGGCACCTGGGCTTCCGAGACATCGGTCTCTGGGAGCACTGGGTGCCCCAGGGCTCCTGA
- a CDS encoding helix-turn-helix domain-containing protein, which yields MHLGATLRLLRVDAGLSLRDLARRIGVSSAYLSRVENGVDAPPTQERLTAIARELDVPPGLLMDVANRVSPYVAGYLEDVPAAGTLMLDIARRKLTGAQLARVRAFLDAEFPLREVRGDEPVPPLGPLLSTERVVVQLSCGDYEDALDVAAGRLAAALPGVDAAALAEGLRKREDEVPSQVGNGVAVPHAFVAGAAPVAALVTLARPLKVDAPDGLPLRLVVALVDGHVGRARLMRLAHVARLAGRGLADRLHGLEEPQRVLETLEELEALR from the coding sequence ATGCACCTGGGAGCCACACTGCGCCTGTTGCGGGTGGACGCGGGGCTGTCCCTGCGCGACCTGGCCCGGCGCATCGGCGTGTCGAGCGCCTACTTGAGCCGCGTGGAGAACGGCGTGGACGCGCCGCCCACGCAGGAGCGGCTGACGGCCATCGCCCGGGAGCTGGACGTGCCCCCGGGGCTGCTCATGGACGTGGCCAACCGGGTGAGCCCGTACGTCGCGGGCTACCTGGAGGACGTGCCCGCGGCGGGGACGCTGATGCTGGACATCGCGCGGCGCAAGCTCACCGGCGCCCAGCTGGCGCGCGTGCGGGCCTTCCTGGACGCGGAGTTCCCCCTGCGCGAGGTGCGCGGCGATGAGCCCGTGCCCCCGCTGGGGCCGCTCCTGAGCACGGAGCGGGTGGTGGTGCAGCTCTCCTGCGGAGACTACGAGGACGCGCTGGACGTGGCGGCCGGGCGGCTGGCGGCGGCGCTGCCCGGAGTGGACGCGGCGGCGCTCGCGGAGGGCCTGCGCAAGCGGGAGGACGAGGTCCCGTCCCAGGTGGGCAACGGCGTGGCGGTGCCGCACGCGTTCGTGGCCGGAGCGGCCCCGGTGGCGGCGCTGGTGACGCTGGCCCGGCCCCTGAAGGTGGACGCCCCGGACGGCCTGCCCCTGCGGCTGGTGGTGGCGCTGGTGGACGGCCACGTGGGCCGCGCGCGGCTGATGCGGCTGGCGCACGTGGCGCGCCTTGCGGGGCGCGGGCTGGCGGACCGGCTCCACGGCCTGGAGGAACCCCAGCGGGTGCTGGAGACGCTGGAGGAGCTGGAGGCGCTGCGCTGA
- a CDS encoding cation:proton antiporter, whose amino-acid sequence MNPHMLAQLLVQLIVIIAVSRLIGRGARWLGQPLVIAEVVAGIALGPSLLGWLAPDAMRWLFPPESMPFLKMLAEVGLVLFMFLIGLELDPKLLKGRGHASVAISHSSIITPFALGAAAGALWLYKSLSSPDVPFSSFVLFMGVSMSITAFPVLARILTERGLMQSKLGAIAIACAAVDDVTAWCILAFVVSLVRASDLAHAALTTVFALLYIGFMLVLVRPFLARLGARVANREGLTQNVVAITMMMLLGSAWTTEYIGIHSLFGAFMFGAVIPKEGGLAAALAEKLEDVAVVLLLPVFFAFSGLRTQLGLLATPEAWLTCGAIIVLACLGKFGGSAVAARLTGLRWREAGAVGVLMNTRGLMELIVLNLGLDLGVISPTLFTMMVIMALVTTFMTTPLLRLLYSPEELAREKLVQAPEPVLPASAYTVLLCVSHGQAGPGMAVLSRALSGERNEANLYALHLLSPERSLKARGEEALDPVAASGGALAPLVGRAEKLGLSVRTLSFVSSEPARDICRTAQAKRADLVLLGWHKPLFSQTVLGGTVREVMQEAGGTVAVLVDRGLSQVRRVLVPFVGSRHDRAALGLARRLVKQAGAEVTVLHVTSPEGSGAGRAQVEELFPAEEGASVKLKVVRHASPEDAALAEAKAGYDLVVVGLGAEWGLEDRLFGVQRERIVRDAPASLLLVCHPETATLPARTPEEARAQGATPDPTPTQPLGARS is encoded by the coding sequence ATGAATCCCCACATGCTCGCCCAGCTCCTGGTCCAGCTCATCGTCATCATCGCGGTGTCCCGGTTGATCGGCCGGGGGGCGCGCTGGCTGGGGCAGCCCCTGGTCATCGCGGAGGTGGTGGCGGGCATCGCGCTGGGCCCGTCGCTGCTGGGCTGGCTGGCGCCGGACGCCATGCGCTGGCTGTTCCCGCCGGAGTCCATGCCGTTCCTGAAGATGCTGGCCGAGGTCGGCCTGGTGCTCTTCATGTTCCTGATTGGCCTGGAGCTGGACCCCAAGCTGCTCAAGGGGCGGGGCCACGCGTCGGTGGCCATCAGCCACTCCAGCATCATCACCCCGTTCGCCCTGGGCGCGGCGGCGGGCGCGCTGTGGCTGTACAAGTCGCTGTCCAGCCCGGACGTGCCGTTCTCCTCGTTCGTGCTGTTCATGGGCGTGTCCATGAGCATCACGGCCTTCCCGGTGCTGGCGCGCATCCTCACCGAGCGCGGGCTCATGCAGTCGAAGCTGGGCGCCATCGCCATCGCGTGCGCGGCGGTGGACGACGTGACGGCGTGGTGCATCCTGGCGTTCGTGGTGTCTCTGGTGCGCGCGTCGGACCTGGCGCACGCGGCGCTCACCACGGTGTTCGCGCTGCTCTACATCGGCTTCATGCTGGTGCTGGTGAGGCCGTTCCTCGCCCGGCTGGGCGCGCGCGTGGCCAACCGCGAGGGGCTCACCCAGAACGTGGTGGCCATCACGATGATGATGCTGCTCGGCTCCGCGTGGACCACCGAATACATCGGCATCCACTCGCTCTTCGGCGCCTTCATGTTCGGCGCGGTGATTCCCAAGGAGGGAGGGCTGGCGGCGGCGCTGGCGGAGAAGCTGGAGGACGTGGCCGTCGTGCTGCTGTTGCCCGTGTTCTTCGCCTTCAGCGGCCTGCGCACGCAGCTGGGCCTGCTGGCCACGCCGGAGGCGTGGCTCACGTGCGGCGCCATCATCGTCCTGGCGTGCCTGGGCAAGTTCGGCGGCAGCGCGGTGGCCGCGCGCCTCACCGGCCTGCGGTGGCGGGAGGCGGGGGCCGTGGGCGTCCTGATGAACACGCGCGGCCTGATGGAGCTCATCGTGCTCAACCTGGGCCTGGACCTGGGCGTCATCTCGCCCACGCTCTTCACGATGATGGTCATCATGGCGCTGGTCACGACCTTCATGACCACGCCGCTGTTGCGCCTGCTGTATTCGCCGGAGGAGCTGGCGCGCGAGAAGCTGGTGCAGGCGCCCGAGCCGGTGCTGCCGGCCTCCGCGTACACGGTGCTCCTGTGCGTGTCGCACGGGCAGGCCGGCCCGGGCATGGCGGTGCTGTCGCGCGCGCTGTCGGGCGAGCGCAACGAGGCGAACCTCTACGCGCTGCACCTCTTGTCGCCGGAGCGCTCGCTCAAGGCCCGCGGGGAGGAGGCCCTGGACCCCGTGGCCGCGTCGGGCGGCGCGCTGGCGCCCCTGGTGGGCCGGGCGGAGAAGCTGGGGCTGTCGGTGCGCACGCTGTCGTTCGTTTCGTCGGAGCCCGCGCGGGACATCTGCCGCACGGCCCAGGCCAAGCGCGCGGACCTGGTGCTGCTGGGCTGGCACAAGCCGCTCTTCAGCCAGACGGTGCTGGGCGGCACGGTGCGTGAGGTGATGCAGGAGGCGGGCGGCACGGTGGCGGTGCTGGTGGACCGCGGCCTGTCACAGGTGCGCCGGGTGCTGGTGCCCTTCGTGGGCAGCCGGCATGACCGGGCGGCGCTGGGCCTGGCGCGACGGCTGGTGAAGCAGGCCGGTGCGGAGGTGACGGTGCTGCACGTGACCTCTCCCGAGGGCTCGGGCGCGGGCCGCGCGCAGGTGGAGGAGCTGTTCCCCGCGGAGGAGGGCGCCTCCGTGAAGCTCAAGGTGGTGCGCCACGCGTCGCCGGAGGACGCGGCGCTGGCGGAAGCGAAGGCGGGTTACGACCTCGTCGTGGTGGGCCTGGGGGCCGAATGGGGCCTGGAAGACCGGCTGTTCGGCGTGCAGCGCGAGCGCATCGTTCGCGACGCGCCCGCCTCGCTGCTGCTCGTGTGTCATCCGGAGACGGCGACGCTGCCGGCCCGGACCCCGGAGGAGGCCCGGGCGCAGGGGGCGACGCCGGACCCGACGCCGACGCAGCCGCTCGGCGCGCGGAGCTGA
- a CDS encoding response regulator, with the protein MSRPLLVVDDDTDLREALEEVLRDAGYTVLGAGNGLQALEVLRREPVPPCLVLLDMMMPVMDGATFGRQMRQVQAWRDIPVLVFSASANARQVAEEMGACGYLRKPVDVETLLKAVGANKAPEVV; encoded by the coding sequence GTGAGCCGGCCGCTGTTGGTGGTGGATGACGACACGGACCTGCGGGAGGCGCTGGAGGAGGTCCTGCGCGACGCGGGCTACACCGTGCTGGGGGCGGGCAACGGCCTGCAGGCGCTGGAGGTGCTCCGCCGGGAGCCGGTGCCCCCGTGCCTGGTGCTGCTGGACATGATGATGCCGGTGATGGACGGCGCCACCTTCGGCCGCCAGATGCGCCAGGTGCAGGCGTGGCGCGACATCCCCGTGCTCGTCTTCTCCGCGTCCGCCAACGCGCGCCAGGTGGCGGAGGAGATGGGCGCCTGCGGCTACCTGCGCAAGCCGGTGGACGTGGAGACGCTCCTCAAGGCCGTGGGGGCCAACAAGGCCCCCGAAGTCGTCTGA
- a CDS encoding ATP-binding protein, whose amino-acid sequence MTPFRLLLVEDSINDAALVTAELEQAGYLPTARRVETLEALRDALAAEPWDLVLCDDRLPRFNALDVLALLHAQGRDVPLIVLSSQLSEEQAVTLMKAGARDCFSKDRMARLGPAVARELEETRVRRERARAELDRDILAKASELLTASLEQAARLDQLVQLMVPRVADWCAFFLQDPDQGGLRLVALAHPDAERRAHAWKLDQRFPLDPQAAAGPSHVLRTGQPEFMPDVRRRPVPITKDPAHQRAIEGLGLRSVVNVPLPGNETRLGVLSMGTLGERALAPVDLALAQELARRTGLVLENTRLFQEAREAVRLRDEFLTVAAHELRTPLTTLRLQLGTLLQRSEAHHLEPDVVTRLERSVRQVRRLGTLVEGLLDVSQLSSGELSLMPEHFDLEELVAEVLERYQAEARAAGCELRQSPRHGLWGTWDRLRVDQAVAALISNALKFGPGRPVEVDVGREGGFARIQVRDRGIGVPVDQVERIFERFGRAVSSHSYGGLGLGLYLARRAAEAHGGRAWAEPVAGEGARFTLELPLEKEARE is encoded by the coding sequence ATGACGCCCTTCCGGCTGTTGCTGGTGGAGGACAGCATCAATGACGCGGCGCTGGTGACGGCGGAGCTGGAGCAGGCGGGCTACCTGCCCACGGCCCGGCGCGTGGAGACGCTGGAGGCGCTGCGGGACGCGCTGGCCGCGGAGCCATGGGACCTGGTGCTGTGCGACGACCGGCTGCCGCGCTTCAACGCCCTGGACGTGCTGGCGCTCCTGCATGCGCAGGGGCGGGACGTGCCCCTCATCGTCCTGTCCAGCCAGCTGAGCGAGGAGCAGGCCGTCACGCTGATGAAGGCGGGCGCGCGCGACTGCTTCTCCAAGGACCGGATGGCCCGGCTGGGGCCGGCGGTGGCGCGTGAGCTGGAGGAGACGCGCGTGCGGCGCGAGCGCGCGCGGGCGGAGCTGGACCGGGACATCCTCGCCAAGGCCAGCGAGCTGCTCACCGCGTCCCTGGAGCAGGCGGCGCGGCTGGATCAGCTGGTGCAGTTGATGGTGCCCCGGGTGGCGGACTGGTGCGCGTTCTTCCTCCAGGACCCGGACCAGGGCGGCCTGCGGCTGGTGGCGCTGGCGCACCCGGACGCGGAGCGGCGCGCCCATGCCTGGAAGCTGGACCAGCGCTTCCCCCTGGACCCCCAGGCCGCCGCGGGCCCCTCGCACGTGCTGCGCACCGGCCAGCCGGAGTTCATGCCGGACGTGCGCCGGCGCCCGGTGCCCATCACGAAGGACCCGGCGCACCAGCGCGCCATTGAAGGCCTGGGGCTGCGCTCGGTGGTGAACGTGCCCCTGCCGGGCAACGAAACGCGGCTGGGCGTGCTGTCCATGGGCACGCTGGGGGAGCGCGCGCTCGCGCCGGTGGACCTGGCGCTGGCGCAGGAGCTGGCGCGCCGGACGGGGCTGGTGCTGGAGAACACCCGGCTCTTCCAGGAGGCCCGTGAGGCGGTCCGCCTGCGCGACGAGTTCCTCACCGTGGCCGCGCATGAGCTGCGCACGCCCCTCACCACGCTGCGGCTGCAGCTGGGCACGCTGTTGCAGCGCTCGGAGGCGCACCACCTGGAGCCGGACGTGGTGACGCGGCTGGAGCGCAGCGTGCGCCAGGTGCGCCGGCTGGGCACGCTGGTGGAGGGCCTCCTGGACGTGTCCCAGCTGTCCAGCGGCGAGCTGTCGCTGATGCCCGAGCACTTCGACCTGGAGGAGCTGGTCGCGGAGGTGCTGGAGCGCTACCAGGCGGAGGCTCGCGCGGCCGGATGCGAACTGCGCCAGTCCCCGCGCCACGGGCTCTGGGGGACGTGGGACCGGCTTCGGGTGGACCAGGCCGTGGCGGCGTTGATATCCAACGCGCTCAAGTTCGGTCCGGGGCGGCCGGTGGAGGTGGACGTGGGGCGGGAAGGGGGCTTCGCGCGCATCCAGGTGCGCGACCGGGGCATTGGCGTGCCCGTGGACCAGGTGGAGCGCATCTTCGAGCGCTTCGGCCGCGCCGTCAGCTCGCATTCTTATGGAGGCCTGGGCCTGGGGCTGTACCTGGCCCGCCGCGCCGCGGAGGCGCACGGCGGCCGGGCCTGGGCGGAGCCCGTCGCGGGCGAGGGTGCGCGCTTCACGCTGGAGCTGCCATTGGAGAAGGAGGCGCGCGAGTGA
- a CDS encoding TIGR02265 family protein, whose translation MDRGPVEGSSKAAAGRAEQSAAWHLTERCLAATPEDGARGMFFLGVVKVVGFLQGEEAGATCLAASGLKDLSAADLYPVTHFLPMVAEATWLLRPQLGDWAQALRYIGTQATVDFLSSMFGRELMQAAGRNPWRMLQHMAEGYRAAVSYGERSVLWTGDHSARFVMRRDFMPTPYHEGVLQAALEAVGAQDVQVHGRQLSLLDTEYDVSW comes from the coding sequence ATGGATCGCGGACCGGTGGAAGGTTCGTCGAAGGCGGCGGCGGGCAGGGCGGAGCAGAGCGCGGCGTGGCACCTGACGGAGCGGTGCCTGGCCGCGACCCCGGAGGACGGGGCGCGGGGGATGTTCTTCCTGGGCGTGGTGAAGGTGGTGGGCTTCCTCCAGGGCGAGGAGGCCGGGGCCACCTGCCTGGCGGCGTCCGGGCTGAAGGACCTGAGCGCCGCGGACCTGTACCCGGTGACGCACTTCCTGCCGATGGTCGCCGAGGCGACGTGGCTCCTGCGCCCCCAACTGGGCGACTGGGCGCAGGCGCTGCGGTACATCGGGACGCAGGCCACGGTGGACTTCCTGTCCTCCATGTTCGGCCGGGAGCTGATGCAGGCCGCCGGCCGCAACCCGTGGCGGATGCTCCAGCACATGGCCGAGGGCTACCGCGCCGCGGTCAGCTACGGCGAGCGCAGCGTGCTCTGGACGGGCGACCACAGCGCCCGCTTCGTGATGCGCCGGGACTTCATGCCCACGCCGTACCACGAGGGCGTGCTCCAGGCCGCCCTGGAGGCCGTGGGCGCCCAGGACGTCCAGGTCCACGGGCGGCAGCTGTCCCTGCTGGACACCGAGTACGACGTCTCCTGGTAA
- a CDS encoding alanine--glyoxylate aminotransferase family protein, whose protein sequence is MRDLLMIPGPVDVDAEVLQAMSGPVPGHLDAGFIATFGRALKRLREVSLAPGSQPFVVSGSGTLAMELAVANIVEPGDRALVVNTGYFSDRMAHILERHGAKVTHVRAGAVGSTPDVAQVEAELQRGGFKLMTVTHVDTSTAVLAPVEPLVKAARQHGVLAVVDGVCATAGEAFHQDAWGADVYLTASQKAVGVPPGLALLTVSPRALAAWRARKAPVASVYADWAEWLPVMEAYEAGKPAYFATPPTPLVCALDVSLGQILAEGMEPRFERHRRMARAFRAAWSALGLRLVPASEAVAANTLSAVYYPDGVDASLVGRVKAQGVAIAGGLHPEIKARYFRVGHMNRVSAGDVLVTVGAIERALSAAGHRAAASGTAVSAAQAVLSG, encoded by the coding sequence GTGAGAGACCTGTTGATGATTCCCGGGCCGGTGGACGTGGACGCGGAGGTGTTGCAGGCGATGTCCGGGCCGGTCCCCGGACACCTGGACGCAGGCTTCATCGCCACCTTCGGCCGGGCCCTGAAGCGCCTGCGCGAGGTGTCGCTCGCGCCCGGCTCGCAGCCCTTCGTCGTCTCCGGCAGCGGCACGCTGGCCATGGAGCTCGCCGTGGCGAACATCGTGGAGCCCGGCGACCGCGCGCTGGTGGTGAACACCGGCTACTTCAGCGACCGCATGGCCCACATCCTGGAGCGCCACGGCGCGAAGGTGACGCACGTGCGCGCGGGCGCCGTGGGCAGCACCCCGGACGTGGCCCAGGTGGAGGCGGAGCTCCAGCGCGGCGGCTTCAAGCTGATGACCGTCACCCACGTGGACACCTCCACCGCGGTGCTCGCGCCCGTGGAGCCGCTGGTGAAGGCCGCGCGCCAGCACGGCGTCCTGGCCGTGGTGGACGGCGTGTGCGCCACCGCCGGCGAGGCCTTCCACCAGGACGCGTGGGGCGCGGACGTGTACCTCACCGCCAGCCAGAAGGCGGTGGGGGTGCCGCCGGGCCTGGCGCTGCTCACCGTGAGCCCCCGCGCGCTCGCCGCGTGGAGGGCGCGCAAGGCGCCGGTGGCCAGCGTGTACGCGGACTGGGCGGAGTGGCTGCCGGTGATGGAGGCCTACGAGGCCGGCAAGCCCGCCTACTTCGCCACCCCGCCCACGCCCCTGGTGTGCGCGCTGGACGTGAGCCTGGGGCAGATCCTGGCGGAGGGCATGGAGCCCCGCTTCGAGCGCCACCGCCGCATGGCCCGCGCCTTCCGTGCCGCCTGGAGCGCGCTGGGTCTGCGGCTCGTCCCCGCGTCGGAGGCCGTGGCCGCCAACACCCTGAGCGCCGTGTACTACCCGGACGGCGTGGACGCGTCGCTCGTGGGCCGCGTGAAGGCGCAAGGGGTCGCCATCGCCGGCGGCCTCCACCCCGAAATCAAGGCGCGCTACTTCCGCGTGGGGCACATGAACCGCGTCAGCGCCGGAGACGTGCTCGTCACCGTGGGCGCCATCGAACGCGCCCTCAGCGCCGCCGGCCACCGCGCCGCCGCCTCCGGAACGGCCGTCTCCGCCGCCCAGGCCGTCCTCTCCGGGTAG